From the genome of Thermovenabulum gondwanense:
CCTTCCCGTTATAAACAAAATGATGCCGGAAGGTAATTTATCGGAAGTAGTAAGGATAATAGTAAGTAACGGAGTAATTTTATATGCATTGACAAAAGTAGGAGGGAACGATTGAAATGAATAAAAACGATTTTTCAAGCAAAACTTTGAGGTTTATAAAGAATAATTCGGTTCCTTTCTTGTTTTTAATAATCTGTATCGGAGGAGTAATAGCATCAAGGTTAAGTATTAACTATATCTTAAATGAAATAGTGAACCGTTTGGATAGAAACCTTTTTTTGGTGCTCTCGTTAATTATTCCCGTAGTAGCGGGTATGGGACTTAATTTCGCCCTTGTGGTGGGTGCTATGGCGGGACAAATCGGACTGATTGCGATAAAGGTCCTGAACGTAAAAGGGATAGCGGGGCTTTTCCTTGCTGCTATTATTTCAATACCCTTTGCCCTTTTATTCGGATACGGCACGGGGAAGATTTTAAACAAAACCAAAGGCAAGGAAATGATTACAAGTCTTATTCTGGGGTTTTTTGCTATGGGTCTTTATCAGCTCGTTTTTCTTCTATTTGTCGGTACGATCATACCCATTAAAAATCCTGAAATTGTACTTCCCGGAGGAGTTGGGCTTAAAAATGCCATCGACCTTAAAATAATTCAGTACGCTTTAGATGACCTTTTGAAAGTTAAAATTATGGGTATAAATTTACCCCTTGCTTCCTTTATTCTAATAGGATTGTTATGTCTTTTTACCCGTTTTATTTTGAAAACCAAGCTGGGGCAGGATTTCCGGGCTTTAGGGCAGGATATGCACGTGGCGGAAGTTGCGGGAATAGATGTGGACAGGACAAGGCTTATAGCCATCACCATTTCCACCCTTCTTGCCGCCTGGGGCCAGATAATATTTTTACAGAACATTGGTACCCTCCAAACCTACAGCAGCCATGAACAGGTAGGAATGTTTGCCGTTGCGGCAATACTCGTAGGTGGTGCTACGGTTACAAAAGCTACTATCGGCAACGCTATTTTGGGGACCATCCTTTTCCATACATTGTTTATCGTATCTCCCAATGCGGGGAAAAATCTTTTCGGTGATCCTCAGATAGGAGAATTTTTCAGGTCCTTTGTGGCCTACGGAGTTATAGCTGTATCGCTGGTGCTCCATGCTATGCAAAAGCACTTCAGCGCCGATGAAAAGATGGAAACCGCTGAGTGAGAGGAGAGAAAAAAATTGCTTTTAAAGGAAAAGTTGCAGAAAGCCATAAAAATGATGGAACAGGAAGGGCTGGATGTCCTTTGTATAGGCCCTTCACCGGATCTGGAATACCTTACAGGACTTAACCCTTTAAGTGACGAGAGGTTTAAGGCATTATTCCTTCTAAAAAATGGCCTTTACTTTTACATTTCACCGGAGATTTGCGTAGAGGAATCGAAAGAAGCCCTTGGAGATGAGGTTCCGGTGATATCCTGGGGAGACTCCGAAGGTTTTCTAAAGGCTATAGAGAAAGCAAAAGAAGAATTTGGATTAAATAACGCTAAGGTAGGAGTTAACGGTGGAATAAGGGCGGTCGACGTTATTGATATTAGCAGGGTTTTAAATGTAATTTTTTTAAATGCCACCCGCTTAATGGAAGAATTAAGAATAATTAAGACCAAGGATGAAGTAGAAAAATTAAAGAAAGCTGCGGCGGTCGCCGATGAGGTAGCAGAAAAAGTTGCAGGATTTATCAAACCCGGGATGACGGAAAAGGATATTAAAGAAATGGTAGAAAAAATGCTTCTGGAATTTGGAGGAGAAGAACTTGCTTTTGAAACAATCGTAGCCTCCGGTCCAAACAGTTCAAAGCCACACTATAATGAATACTCCCGGAGGATCCAGGAAAAAGATGTAATAATTTTGGACTTTGGATGCCGGGTAGGAGGATTTTGTTCGGATATTTCCAGGACGTATTTTGTGGGAGAACCCACTGAAGAACAAAGGAAAATTTATGATATTGTCCTGAAAGCAAACAAAAAAGGGGAAGAAGCGGTAAGGGAAGGAGTTACTGCCGAAGAAGTGGATAGGGCTGCAAGGAATGTAATAAAAGAAGCGGGATACGGAGAATTTTTCTTTAACAGGGTCGGACACGGGATAGGATTTGGTGTGCACGAAGCTCCCTACATCATGGAAGGAAATAAAACTGTTTTAAAAAGCGGAATGGCTTTTAGCGTGGAGCCGGGAATTTATATACCCGGAAAGTTCGGGATGAGGGTGGAAGATATAGTCGTAGTTACCGAAAAGGGGTGCGAGGTGTTGAATAAAGCCACCAAGGATATGATTATAATATAATTAAGAATAATTAAGACAATTAATTAAAGGGTTGATTAAAAAGTCAACCCTTTAATTTTTACAGGGGTATTTGAGAGGAATTTTTGAAAATACATTAAAACCTGTTGATTTAATTAGGGCGGATGAATTAAAATCGATTTTGTGCTTTTTAATGATGGGGAGAGGTGGCTGCTGTGGAGGTTATGGAGGCCACTATGGGCATTCCGCCGGAAGGCATGACCATTACGGAACAGGCGATAATGGAGAATATGCCATAGATCCTGTTTGCGGCATGAGACTGTCCCTTTACGGCTAAAACCGAATAATTTTTTGGATAACATGTTAATGCCACAAATTATCCAGGATAATTTCGCCACATAATTAAAGCATGAAATTTGGGAATAATAATTTTGAGCTTATTAATCTTTTGCAAAAGTGGGGGAAAAATAATGATGCATTGGTTTTACCGCGGTTGGGGTTATTATAATGGAG
Proteins encoded in this window:
- a CDS encoding ABC transporter permease subunit, translating into MNKNDFSSKTLRFIKNNSVPFLFLIICIGGVIASRLSINYILNEIVNRLDRNLFLVLSLIIPVVAGMGLNFALVVGAMAGQIGLIAIKVLNVKGIAGLFLAAIISIPFALLFGYGTGKILNKTKGKEMITSLILGFFAMGLYQLVFLLFVGTIIPIKNPEIVLPGGVGLKNAIDLKIIQYALDDLLKVKIMGINLPLASFILIGLLCLFTRFILKTKLGQDFRALGQDMHVAEVAGIDVDRTRLIAITISTLLAAWGQIIFLQNIGTLQTYSSHEQVGMFAVAAILVGGATVTKATIGNAILGTILFHTLFIVSPNAGKNLFGDPQIGEFFRSFVAYGVIAVSLVLHAMQKHFSADEKMETAE
- a CDS encoding M24 family metallopeptidase, which produces MLLKEKLQKAIKMMEQEGLDVLCIGPSPDLEYLTGLNPLSDERFKALFLLKNGLYFYISPEICVEESKEALGDEVPVISWGDSEGFLKAIEKAKEEFGLNNAKVGVNGGIRAVDVIDISRVLNVIFLNATRLMEELRIIKTKDEVEKLKKAAAVADEVAEKVAGFIKPGMTEKDIKEMVEKMLLEFGGEELAFETIVASGPNSSKPHYNEYSRRIQEKDVIILDFGCRVGGFCSDISRTYFVGEPTEEQRKIYDIVLKANKKGEEAVREGVTAEEVDRAARNVIKEAGYGEFFFNRVGHGIGFGVHEAPYIMEGNKTVLKSGMAFSVEPGIYIPGKFGMRVEDIVVVTEKGCEVLNKATKDMIII